A genome region from Erigeron canadensis isolate Cc75 chromosome 3, C_canadensis_v1, whole genome shotgun sequence includes the following:
- the LOC122593662 gene encoding beta-carotene isomerase D27, chloroplastic-like isoform X1, producing the protein MLETMIISISGSMKITNFVVSTKINYWPEYSSSCSSPVLVAYKPLKSTYAMMMTIKKKKKKNRVVSNCSNNNVTTTTKIVYKDNWFDRLAINYVSQALQNTSGMRNEEIGYESLVMASRAVFQNFDLIHQRQLIVNVLLNAIPRPFITLFKKFLPPSKFTSESCAAFTSFFFRWLLGPCEVRESEVEGIKEKNVVYIKKCRFLETSNCAGMCTNMCKIPTQEFMKNTLGIPVNMVPNFDDMSCEYIFGDEPPALQDDPALKQPCYKLCDVKHKHDTSCMS; encoded by the exons ATGCTGGAAACCATGATTATATCAATTTCAGGCAGTATGAAAATCACAAACTTCGTTGTTTCAACAAAGATTAATTATTGGCCTGAATATAGTAGTAGTTGTTCATCACCCGTTCTAGTGGCATACAAACCACTAAAATCTACTTACGCTATGATGATGAcgataaagaagaagaagaagaagaataggGTCGTCAGTAATTGTAGCAATAATAATGTGACGACAACAACAAAGATTGTCTATAAGGACAACTGGTTCGATCGTTTAGCCATCAATTACGTATCTCAAGCCTTGCAAAATACATCGG GGATGAGAAATGAGGAAATCGGGTATGAGAGTCTGGTGATGGCATCTCGAGCAGTGTTTCAAAACTTTGATCTGATCCACCAACGCCAACTTATTGTGAATGTTCTCTTGAATGCTATTCCTAGGCCTTTCATTACCCTG TTTAAAAAGTTTTTACCTCCTTCAAAGTTTACAAGTGAGTCATGTGCAGCATTCACCTCTTTCTTCTTCCGTTGGCTCCTTGGTCCATGCGAG GTAAGAGAGTCTGAGGTTGAAGGGATTAAAGAGAAAAATGTTGTCTACATAAAGAAATGCAG GTTTCTAGAGACGAGTAATTGCGCAGGAATGTGCACCAATATGTGCAAGATACCAACACAAGAGTTTATGAAGAACACTTTAGGCATCCCAGTCAACATGGTTCCAA attttgatgatatgaGTTGTGAGTATATATTTGGCGACGAACCTCCAGCACTACAAGATGACCCTGCATTAAAACAACCATGCTACAAACTAT GTGATGTGAAACATAAGCATGATACAAGCTGCATGAGCTAG
- the LOC122593662 gene encoding beta-carotene isomerase D27, chloroplastic-like isoform X2, whose translation MLETMIISISGSMKITNFVVSTKINYWPEYSSSCSSPVLVAYKPLKSTYAMMMTIKKKKKKNRVVSNCSNNNVTTTTKIVYKDNWFDRLAINYVSQALQNTSGMRNEEIGYESLVMASRAVFQNFDLIHQRQLIVNVLLNAIPRPFITLVRESEVEGIKEKNVVYIKKCRFLETSNCAGMCTNMCKIPTQEFMKNTLGIPVNMVPNFDDMSCEYIFGDEPPALQDDPALKQPCYKLCDVKHKHDTSCMS comes from the exons ATGCTGGAAACCATGATTATATCAATTTCAGGCAGTATGAAAATCACAAACTTCGTTGTTTCAACAAAGATTAATTATTGGCCTGAATATAGTAGTAGTTGTTCATCACCCGTTCTAGTGGCATACAAACCACTAAAATCTACTTACGCTATGATGATGAcgataaagaagaagaagaagaagaataggGTCGTCAGTAATTGTAGCAATAATAATGTGACGACAACAACAAAGATTGTCTATAAGGACAACTGGTTCGATCGTTTAGCCATCAATTACGTATCTCAAGCCTTGCAAAATACATCGG GGATGAGAAATGAGGAAATCGGGTATGAGAGTCTGGTGATGGCATCTCGAGCAGTGTTTCAAAACTTTGATCTGATCCACCAACGCCAACTTATTGTGAATGTTCTCTTGAATGCTATTCCTAGGCCTTTCATTACCCTG GTAAGAGAGTCTGAGGTTGAAGGGATTAAAGAGAAAAATGTTGTCTACATAAAGAAATGCAG GTTTCTAGAGACGAGTAATTGCGCAGGAATGTGCACCAATATGTGCAAGATACCAACACAAGAGTTTATGAAGAACACTTTAGGCATCCCAGTCAACATGGTTCCAA attttgatgatatgaGTTGTGAGTATATATTTGGCGACGAACCTCCAGCACTACAAGATGACCCTGCATTAAAACAACCATGCTACAAACTAT GTGATGTGAAACATAAGCATGATACAAGCTGCATGAGCTAG
- the LOC122593664 gene encoding ammonium transporter 2 member 5-like gives MPFILPSNLIPNDIIPEWINRGDNAWQLTAATMVGLQSVPGLIILYGSIVKKKWAVNSCFMALFAFAAVLVCWVGWGYQMSFGSEKFLPFVGRPGVASLRASYLVERAFTGKFPNATMIFFQFVFAAITLILIAGALLGRMNFYAWMVFVPVWLTCSYTVGAYSIWCPDGWLSQKGIIDYSGGYVIHLSSGVAGFTAAYWVGPRESKDRERFPPNNILLMLLGAGILWMGWTGFNGGDPYMASKDASLAVLNTHVCAAMSLLTWLLLDIYFFEMPSVIGATQGMITGLVCITPAAGVVQGWAAIIMGLLSGSLPWFTMMVLHKRVSLLKEIDDTMAVFHTHAVAGSLGGILTGFFAEPGLSRIFYDTTTDTWKKYTGLAHGFKTGNVKGGLHQMGIQLLGILFVVVWNIVITSLICLAIRLIIPLRLSEKELELGDEEVHGESAYALWGDGEKFLETSKLTSGHGCDEFSVKEGSNLR, from the exons ATGCCATTCATCCTTCCATCAAACCTTATTCCTAATGATATTATCCCAGAATGGATCAACAGAGGCGACAACGCATGGCAACTAACGGCGGCCACAATGGTTGGCCTCCAAAGTGTCCCGGGTCTAATCATATTGTATGGTAGCATTGTCAAAAAGAAATGGGCCGTGAACTCGTGTTTCATGGCACTTTTTGCCTTTGCAGCGGTCTTGGTGTGTTGGGTTGGTTGGGGTTACCAGATGTCCTTTGGTTCAGAGAAATTTTTACCTTTTGTTGGACGACCGGGTGTTGCATCACTAAGGGCTAGTTATCTAGTCGAAAGAGCTTTTACCGGAAAGTTTCCCAATGCAACAATGATCTTCTTTCAATTTGTTTTTGCTGCTATCACATTGATCTTGATAGCCGGTGCTTTATTGGGGCGAATGAATTTCTATGCTTGGATGGTGTTTGTTCCAGTTTGGCTAACGTGCTCATATACTGTGGGCGCCTATAGCATATGGTGTCCTGATGGTTGGCTATCCCAAAAGGGTATCATTGATTATTCTGGTGGTTATGTTATTCATCTTTCTTCTGGAGTTGCTGGTTTCACCGCGGCTTATTGG GTTGGACCGAGGGAAAGTAAAGATCGGGAAAGGTTTCCGCCCAACAACATACTATTGATGCTTTTAGGGGCGGGTATATTATGGATGGGATGGACAGGGTTTAATGGAGGTGATCCATACATGGCTAGTAAGGATGCTTCGCTCGCTGTCCTTAACACACATGTGTGTGCAGCCATGAGCTTGTTAACATGGCTCTTGCTCGATATCTATTTCTTTGAAATGCCTTCCGTTATTGGTGCTACCCAAGGCATGATCACTGGCTTAGTATGCATCACCCCAGCTGCTG GAGTGGTGCAAGGTTGGGCAGCAATTATAATGGGACTATTATCTGGTAGCCTACCGTGGTTCACAATGATGGTGTTACACAAGAGAGTCTCACTACTAAAAGAAATTGATGACACGATGGCGGTGTTCCACACCCATGCAGTGGCGGGGTCTCTAGGTGGCATCCTAACAGGTTTCTTTGCCGAGCCAGGGCTAAGTCGTATTTTCTATGACACAACAACAGACACGTGGAAAAAATACACAGGACTCGCTCATGGTTTCAAAACAGGAAATGTGAAGGGTGGGTTACACCAAATGGGCATCCAATTGCTAGGAATATTATTTGTTGTAGTGTGGAACATTGTAATTACAAGTTTGATCTGTTTAGCAATTAGACTCATCATCCCTCTTAGATTAAGTGAAAAAGAGTTGGAGCTCGGGGATGAGGAAGTGCACGGGGAAAGTGCGTATGCTTTGTGGGGCGATGGGGAGAAATTCCTTGAGACTTCAAAACTTACTTCGGGTCATGGGTGTGATGAGTTTTCGGTAAAGGAGGGAAGTAATCTACGATAA